ACGGAAGCTACGAGCCCGAGTGGAGGGAACGGGAGCGAGAGGCAGACGGGTCTGTGGCTTGAACAGAGCAGAGGGCAAAGGAGTCAACGGGACAGTGGTCTTGGTGCAGAGGAACCCCACCTTGCCCCGAGTTAGCGCCCGGTCCCCCTGTGCAGCCATGGGGGCATCCCGAAGGACGGGGGGGCCGTGTCAGAGGCTGCCCTGCCAAGAGAGCGAGGAGGGGGCAGTGGGCGTGTCGGGGAGCTGTCTGTGCAGAGCCTGAGATCAGAGGTGGCGGCTCCCTGGGGCACTCCCAGAGGGGGAGCTGGACACAGAGCccaggcaggggagaggagggagcggGCAGTGAGGAGCTGCAGAGGGAGCGAGCGGGGAGGGCCTGGCTGACCTCGCTAGCCACAGCTCTCCGCTAAATGACTGCCAGGAGGGGGCAGCGACCGAGGGAAGGGCTGGCATGGACCACACGGGCCGGAGCTGAGTGGGGAGGAATGGGCCCAGGAGACTGGCAGGGTGGTGGAGTCTCCCAGAGGCAGGGTGGGAGCCCCATCCCTCAGACGCTTATGGCTGGACTGGCCGAGGCACTCAGCCCTGCGTGGCATCCAGGGTGGCCCGACAGGGCGTTTGTCTCAGGCCCACTGAACTCGAACTGACCCTGAGCAATAGTGAGACAGGAGGCAAAGGACGGGTGGGGGCAGAAGCAGGAGGCGGGGCTAAGTGGGTGGTGGGTGTGGTCGTGGGAGTTGGAGGTGGGGCTAGGTATGCACCTTCCCTACTTATTTCCCTGCCTGGGAGCAGCCACAGCCTAGCTGGTGGCTGGCCCTGGCGTGGCTCTGCCGTTAGCCTGGTCTCCGTCTGGCCGCCGGGATGTCTGCCTCGGACAGAGTGGTCGTGGTGCTTGGAGGGGCTGGCACGGTGGGATCCGGGATAGTGAAGTCACTGCTGGAGAGAGGTAAGGGCAGCCGGCTGAGTGGGGCGTTTGGCAGAGGTGACGATGGGGAGTTGGTTGATTTCTTTTCTAACCACAGCACATGCGGGCTGGCAGGTGCAGCGTGGGCTTTGCCCTGGCTGTGACACCGGGTCCCCTCCTGCTTAGACCAGCCCCTGCCAGCTCCTGGATGATTGCAGACCCTTGGATCTGGGGCAGCAACAGGGCCAAAAACCTGCTGTGTCCGGCCAGGCAGCCGGCtgactctggggtggagctgagctgagagcaccctgctgggggggggacaggaccTCGCCCGTGAGTGAGGGGAAACCCGCTGTGGGTGCCTGCTGCCCCGATGTGTTGCTCAGCCCAGCCTTTCTCGCCTGCCCCTAGCGAGCAAAGGGCATGGGCCGGCTGGGGCACGCActgctcccagctcagccacggccgtgcagagctgcctgtgcGAATTCTGCCAGCGATGGCACGGTGCTGGGCGGCTTGCCTGCCCTCGGCGCTCCGGTGCCCCCTGCACCTGCATGCTGCGCCTCCTCTCTGCCTGCCTGGAGCCTGACTGCCTCTTACTGCCTGGCATCTCACCCCACGGCAGCCTGGCTCGTGCCCCAAATCTCTCTAGGACGCCAGCACCCTCCAGCCGGGGGTTAGTTTTAGGTGTAGAAGGCTCCACCCAGACCCATGGGCAGGAGGCGGCTGGGGCCCAGCATGGGCAGAGCTGTTGCTCTATGGGTGCGATGCCCCGATgaacagctctgcttccagccccGTGTTTGAAGGGAGAGCCACGTGCCGAGACAAGCAgaaatgggggagagagagatgactCTGGTGTTTTCTCCCGACAGCGCCACGCCCAGCCGAGCACCCAGACGCCTGTGGTGGGGGTTGGTGGGAGCAGCATGGCACTGGCACAGCCGCGTTTGCACGTGTTGCACTGAGCTGTGGTGAAGGAGGAGATctggggcagctccccctccccaccaaggcCCCGTGATGTGGCATTGTGTGCGCAAGGCCGGGTGCTGGGCGGGTCACGAGACAGGGAGAGCAGCTCCCTTGCAAGAGGGGAAGGCGAAGGGTCTGGCTTTACCAAGGCTCCTTCCATCACTTCCCCGCGCCCCTGTGCTAGCCCGGAGCACGCAGCAGTTTGCCCTcaccccagctctcctgatgaGCTGCTACAGGGAGGAGCGTCAGTATCACCCCCTCCTCAGCTGGGAGATGGAGATtccctgtggcagagcagggaatggaggCCTGGAgcgtctccctccctccctagccCAGGGCACTGTCCCTGTTTCTGGAGACTCCCTCGCGCTGCCACCCCAGGCCTggtcccagggccgcccagaggacaAGCCGCGACCCCTCTCTGCTAACAGGACAGTGCTGGTGTGCGAGGACCCAGGAAGCCCGGGGCAGAGGCTGTGTGTGCTGGGGTCCAAGGGGCCGTGCTCGCGAGCTCCCTTCCAGCCGGCTGCAGGACGCTTCGGGCCGCGTCTCCCCGACACCCTCTCGCCCACAGGTTTCCGAGTCGTCGTCGTCTCCCGCGATGGAGCCAGGCTGGAGAAACTACAAAGCTTTGTGCCGGCGCCGACCCGTGACCGTCTGCACACGCTCATTGGGGATGTGGGTAAGGCCCATGGCTGGGCCCAGCCCGCAGCTCTGCCAGCAGGATTCCCAGGGACGCTGGCCGAGGAGCTGTGGGGCTGATAGTAGTGCCCAGGGGAGACACTTGGTGTCAGGCTGTCCCTCCAGGGAGCCCCGTATTCCAGGGCTTCCCCCACTGGAGGAGAGGACAAGAGCCCCAGAGGAGGGTCCAAGCCAGCTGGCCTCTGTCGCATGTTGGGAGCTCCATGCTAGAAGAGCATGTTGCTGCAGCCAGCTCCACTCCGGCTAGTTATGCCCGAGTAAGGCCCAGTGGGCAGtctgggcttccccccactccAGGGCTTCTGGTCAGACTCGCTCCCCAGCGGGCAAGAGAGAGACACGTCATCGGCCAGGACCCTCCTGCGTGGAGCCCTCTGCAgcgagggcagggctgggttctgcCTGCAGGCCGTTCTCTTTGCCCCATGCGGTcgcagggctgggcccagtgcCGGGCACTCACTCGCTGCTGAAATCCTTCCAGGGTCCGAGGAGGGAGCGGAAGCCGCCAAGGAAGCCCTGCTGAAGAGCGTTGGGAAGGTCACGGACGTGGTGTCGTCGCTGGGCTTCAGCTGGTGGCAGGGAGgccccccccacactcagacGCTGCAGGAGCTTCAGCGGGTGGGTGTGGGCAGGcgatgcagctggctctggggaggaggcagcagcgaGCCTGTAGGGAGGGCCAGCGGGGATGCTGAGGGAGCTAGGCTGGGATCCAGACTCCACTGTGCTCTTGTGAAACCACAGCGAGGGAGTGCCACCCTGTGCAAGGCctcaggacaggagctgctgggAGCGCCGTGGGGGAGGGAACAGCCGCGCCCCCCGAGCTCCGTCCCAGGACAGGGCTGAGGACTGGCTCACCCAGAGTTGGGTTAGCGGCGTGCTGTGCTGTCTCCAAAGGGCGGCCGTCCCCGGGGCAGCAGCCAGGCCCTGTTGGCCCAGGGCCTTGTCTCGGGATGCCCAGATCAGCAGCCTGCAGCGGGGGGGTGATGGGGACGGGGGGGTGGGATGCCGCTGCAGGAAAGAACACAGTCGTGTGTCCCCCTCCCAGGTCCTGGAAACGCTGTTGCTGAGCACTTTTACGTCCTGGAAAGCGTTCTTCCCTCTGGTCCAGGAGAACCCCAGCGGCTCCTACACCTTCATCACAGGTGAGGGGAGGAGATCCcgtcccctgctctgccagcgcccctcgcCGCCCactgggccagcaggggctgccaTGTGTGCGGCTGTGGGGTGCTGGTGAGTCCTAGCGTGCATCCCCAGCCCTATCGCTCTCTGTTCCAGGAGGGGCTGGCGAGCGTCTCCTCATGCCAGGCACAGGGTTCCTGACGCTGGGGGCTGCGGGTGCACTGGCCTTCTGCCAGGTGGTCCGGGAGGAGTACCCAGACGTGCCCTGCAAGCTGAATGAGGTCAGTGCCCCCTGtccggggtgggtggggtggaggggcactggctggggcagagccCAGCGAGGCCTGGCCCCCCTGCTGACCTGGTGCTAGCGTCTCATGTAGGTCAGCAAAAGCGCCCAGAGCTGCTGctcacaggagctgctgctcgACAGCCCCTTTGGGCAGCCCAGGCCCCTCCATGTGTCTGGCCAGCGCCTGGCTTCGTGGGGTCCTGCTCCAGGAAGATACAAGTAACACGGGGCCCCTTGAGGCTCGGGCAGGTTTGTGGGTATTAATGCGGGCGAGGGCACCCCCTCCTGGCCAGCTGGTGGTGGACGGCCTGGGCGTAACTGGCTCCGCTTTCCCCTGCAGGTGAAGATTGACATGGGGGTGGCGATCCCGGAGCGTTTGCGCCCCGGCTACGTGAGTCACCTGGAGGTGGGCGAGGCAGTGGCCTCTCTGGTCGAGAAGGGGAGCGTCTCCCATGCCGTGCTGTGCGCCCACTCGCCAGCCGACCTGAAGACACTGACCCTGGAAGGGAAGATCTGAGGCCTTTGCGAAGCCCTCTGGAGCTGTGTCCGCTCTTagctccccccccgctcccttgTACAGGGCTCCTGGGTACGTCTGCCCCGTGCGCCGATCCCCGGCCGGGATGGGTGGGCTCAGCTGGGACTCAACTCTGAGCAGAGCCGCCGGCACGGCCAGCACCGCATCACCCTTGCTCACTGCCTAGCGAGAGCAGCTGatgcctcctttccctgctggGGACCCAGGATCTCGTCTCTCCTCCCTGGCCAGCGGAGGAAGGGCCGGGCTAGGCGAGGGCAGAGCAggtgctgtggctggcaggaattcaggctggggcagcaggtctGGGAGGAGCAGCCGTGGCCCCAGCGGAGGGGGAAGCCAGCCCCGAGCACCCTGCAGCCATAGGGCAAGCCCCACATTTCAGCTCCTTCTCCAGCCAGTTGCCTGCTCTTGTGAGTCATGCCCAGCTGGGCAGGTCTGTCCTTCCAGCCAGCGAGTGGCCTGCCCTCCACAGCCTGCCCTACGTCCCCTCCACCGCGCAGAGGCTGCGATTCTATCAGGCCCCTTCCACGCTGCTCTCTCCTCCGCTCGCCCTTCCGAGCGGCCGGGCCCTGTGCTGTGTCCCATCCCTAGAGCGGGGAGCTCGGGGTGCTCGCGAGACATGCAGCCCTGGGCCCCGGACCCTGTTGTTAGTTTCTCCATCACAGCGAAGCTCTGAAAAGTCACGTGCTCCAGTTGGCACcagacctcctgccccagcctcaaGGCTGGGCACATTCTCTGCCTGGCTCTCTGCTCCCACTAGATGTCTCGTGGTTTTGCATGTTTTAATAAACGTTATTTGTACAAACACGGTCCCGTGTCACTGCGCCAGCAGGAGTCTGCTGCTGCGTGGGAAGCCCCTGCCAGGCCTAGCAAAGGGATGCAGCTCGGGCATGGGGGCGAGGGGCACCACAGCGCGGGCCTagaagagcaggggctgctccaggccagaATGAggcagtgccctggctgggggggggctgggctaaCCTGGGGGCTCTGTGGCTATTGAAGTGCTCTGGAAGAATGGCAGGAGGGGTAGCAAGCCGCTCCCCAGCCTTAAGGACGGGTCGTTCTGAATCCTCGTTGCCTTCGCCAGTGCCTGGCTGCTCTGCCAGCTCGCTCTCCCCACCGCACCGAGCAcggctcccagctgccagccccaccccccgcagcctgGAGAAAGGGGCCAGCGCCAATGCCATGGACAAGGCTGCGCCTAGCGAAGAGCTCCCCAGCCCCCGGCGCTCTGTCGTGAGGACACGCCCAGCCCACGCGGATGGCGTTAGGGGAAGGCACATGACCAGCTGCAGAGCTCTGGTCGGGCTGATGCTATGGAGGCAGAGGGTGTCTGCCTGGGGTCACTGCTGTCCCAATGGCTGTcaacaccccaccccactccctccaccagctcctcAGGCCCCAAGGCAGAGCTCCAGCTCTGAGAGCTGCTGTCTTCCCAGGCCCAGCATCCCTCCCCTAGCAGTGACCCACCCTCTCAGCTGTGGGCCTGGCCTCAGCTCTGAGCTGgacccctccacccagggtgcaATGCAGGGCCCAGGGGAGCAGGCGCCAGGCCGGCCTACGTTGCTCTCACACTCGTTTACTTACTGCCTTGGGGCCTCGGCCCCCCGGGCCCTGAGAGTGACCAGTTCTTGCTGCCCCCTGGACAGGCCCCGGGTGTGTGACGGCTAGAAGGAAAAGCCATGAGGTTTGGCACAGTTCCCCGGCCCCAGGAGGGGGCACCTGCAAGGGAGTCCATGGGGCCCCACCATGTGTtctgcccctgcagcagctcGCCGGGGAAATGCACACACACGAGCTCTGACGTGGGCACCAGGAGGTCACTAACCTCAGCCTGCTCCTCACCCCCATGTTCCTCCGGGACCTCGTTCCCCTGGGCAtggggctcccagctgagggGCGCAGAGTGGACACGAAAGCAGTGGCTGCATTGGGACCGAGCTCGACCTTGGctctgcacccagggccggctccaggcaccagcttaccacttcggggcagccacttcggagaggggtggcacatccagctgttcggtggcaattcggcggatgtccctcactcccgctcggcgcGAAGGAGCTCCCGCCGAGTTGCCGCCGCAGGTCGCGATcgcagatttttgttttgttttggtttttttgtttggctgcttggggcggccaaaaccctggagccggccctgcctgcacctccagccgaACCAGTGGTAACGGGCTGGCCTGAATCCCTCTTCCTCTGCTGCAACAAGCCTGGCTGActccctccctgcctcacccAGCACCTCGTCCTTCATTAGCCACAGGGGTCGGGCCTGCTCTGGTGAGCTCCAGGGGGGCGTGGCACCCACTGACTCACACCACTTTGGCTTGTGGGGTTCAGGGGGTTTCTGATCCATGCCCTGGGCCggcccagtgctgctgagctgacACAAGGCCAGGCAGCCCACTCCGGAGAGAGTGTTCCCACAGCCCCGGGCACCAAGCCAGCTGCCCTCACACAGGGCCGCTGGAGAAGGGCACTGTGCCCTCTGCTTGGCTCCGTCCCTGCCTGCCAGCACCACACGGCGACGTCTCCTCAGCACGCAGGCCAGGCctgggaggtggctggggtgaggACAGAGACCCCAGGGGTTCCAAGCTGCCCCCTTCTTCCCCGCCTGGCTTCAGCCAAGGCTCCTGCTCTCGTCGCCTGCGCCCCGTAGCTCGGCAGGGTGCTCCTGGCGCCCCAGGGCTCAGCACAGCTGGGAGAAGGGCTGCTgctctgggtgggtgggtggctcgTGCAGGACCAGGGCTGCCCCTTGGGGTGGCTCCCCCCAGGACTCAGTCCCCTGCCAGCCTGAACCTCAGAATGGCCACAAtgcatcagaccaaaggtccgtccagcccagggtcctgtctgCCGatggtggccagtgccagggtgccagagggaatgaacagaccagggaatcatcaggtgatccatcccctgtcgcccattcccagcttctggcctgggGTACCAGGAGGTTGGTTTGCTCCGTATCTCCTCGCAGTACAGCTCAAGCAGCCGCTTGGGACCCCTGCCTGAGTGCACAGAGCACGAAGCGAAGGGCGGGATGGCCCCCCTGCTGCTGCGGGGCCCGCgggcaggatgcagggagggacaGGGCCATGCTCCCGCACCTCCATGGCCATGCGCCTGATGCGGGCTGGCATGTTTACCCCGGCACCGAGCGCTCCTTCGCAGCCCGCCCCACGCTGGGAGCGGTGAGCGTCGTCACGCCTGCCAGGGCACATCAGCGtcaggctccagccctgagctcagctcCCGCTTCACACTGTCCCAGTCATTCTGCAGCCTGTCTCCAAGCCCAGCCAATGCTGGATACTCCAGGGGAAGAAGGGCAGTCCCCAGAACGCACCCCCTGCCAGCAGCGCTATCCCCCAATGGCGGGACTTTTCCTTCCTGAGTCCACCTGGCTGCCAGCTTCTTCCACAAGCAGGAGGAGCAAGGCCTGCTCACCCTAGTCTTGCTGACCTCACCACGGTGCTCCTGTCAGTGTCTAAGCCTGGCTTTGACTCTTGCTAAGCTACTTGCCGCTAacatcctgcagcagtgagttccatggGTCACGTGGGAAAAGATTTCCTTGTATCCTACGCTCCCTGGTCACACCCCTGAGTTACAGCACAGGGCAACTGAGAGCCCAGCTAGCTCCTTTCCAGACAGACTCCAGGCCTAttgccttctctctcctcctcggCTCTTTGCAGACAACGCAGCCAAAGCCAGGCAGAGGACTCCAGGTGAGGCTATAGCAAGCTTCACAATAGCACTGTAGCCACTTCCACGTTAGGCTCTAGCTTTTTCCTAGCACAGACCAGTCAGCCAGCCCCAAGCCTTTGCTACTCACCACCAGGGACAGGCCGCAGCTTCGCCTCACCACACCAGCCCCGCCACGCTTTGAGCTCTGTCCTCTCGCCACTGGAGCCACTGAGCGATCCCCAGGAATCTCCTCGCTGCCAGGCAAAGAGCTTCCCAGCAGGGAGCTCTCAACACACCTCTGGCTGCACCTGTGTcgcggactcacagatcgtgcccactcttggccccgtgcggtccgtgggggggtgccccttttagtgagacagcccttctcgggggtccactctctctcggggtcagccccctccacctcctggatccgcacctctctgagccttagcacgtctgtctctgccgtgggccccctcagggagtcccctcgctctggacccctggggcctccacccctgaaggggttgatgcaaccctgttctctagaccagagtgactctcagccagcatgaaacaggagggtttattgagagttgaacacagcacaggaagctctgaccctcaggcctggcctccctcagcccagcacatcccagtctctctgccacCAGGTGGGCTCtgtctgctccccctctccagccccgatcccccctgctcgcagctgggcatttgagatccccggccccaggccccgcctctgtccattgtcttctctccaggtaaacacggtcgtaaaccggggcctccgctcctgcttctgtcctctggctggaaccggctggttaggtcactgggtcctca
Above is a genomic segment from Chrysemys picta bellii isolate R12L10 chromosome 14, ASM1138683v2, whole genome shotgun sequence containing:
- the LOC101939494 gene encoding uncharacterized protein LOC101939494 is translated as MSASDRVVVVLGGAGTVGSGIVKSLLERGFRVVVVSRDGARLEKLQSFVPAPTRDRLHTLIGDVGSEEGAEAAKEALLKSVGKVTDVVSSLGFSWWQGGPPHTQTLQELQRVLETLLLSTFTSWKAFFPLVQENPSGSYTFITGGAGERLLMPGTGFLTLGAAGALAFCQVVREEYPDVPCKLNEVKIDMGVAIPERLRPGYVSHLEVGEAVASLVEKGSVSHAVLCAHSPADLKTLTLEGKI